The Rhododendron vialii isolate Sample 1 chromosome 8a, ASM3025357v1 genome has a window encoding:
- the LOC131299096 gene encoding uncharacterized protein LOC131299096 isoform X2 translates to MEVSRECEIGLTSPQELDTLWFLIFKVADFSSKITFSFEVLRNISIPPPCHVKHLKLSGRSYRVGVLNLDALVDGLPWSCRPETLSIAEAPDIGTKFAKALCEKLVSQKSRQRCCGSSPVACWLHCLKDVKIALLAGTDKKALDCHSLLQALPTLIRHHHISFNFRW, encoded by the exons ATGGAAGTTTCAAGGGAATGTGAAATTGGGCTCACAAGCCCCCAGGAACTAGACACTCTATGGTTCCTGA TTTTTAAAGTAGCTGATTTTTCTAGTAAG ATAACTTTCAGTTTCGAAGTTCTGAGAAATATTTCGATTCCTCCACCATGTCATGTGAAGCATTTGAAGCTATCGGGACGATCATATCGGGTTGGAGTTCTCAATTTAGATGCTCTTGTGGATGGCTTACCTTGGAGTTGTCGTCCTGAAACACTATCGATTGCAGAGGCACCGGATATTGGGACAAAGTTTGCAAAG GCTCTGTGTGAGAAGCTTGTGAGCCAAAAAAGTAGGCAACGCTGTTGTGGATCTTCTCCTGTCGCATGCTGGTTGCACTGCCTAAAAGATGTTAAGATCGCGTTGCTTGCTGGGACAGATAAAAAAGCTCTCGACTGCCATTCTTTGTTACAGGCATTGCCAACTCTCATAAGACACCATCATATTAGTTTTAATTTTCGTTGGTGA
- the LOC131299096 gene encoding uncharacterized protein LOC131299096 isoform X1, which translates to MEVSRECEIGLTSPQELDTLWFLKLKEWVTKLGVNNVVFKVADFSSKITFSFEVLRNISIPPPCHVKHLKLSGRSYRVGVLNLDALVDGLPWSCRPETLSIAEAPDIGTKFAKALCEKLVSQKSRQRCCGSSPVACWLHCLKDVKIALLAGTDKKALDCHSLLQALPTLIRHHHISFNFRW; encoded by the exons ATGGAAGTTTCAAGGGAATGTGAAATTGGGCTCACAAGCCCCCAGGAACTAGACACTCTATGGTTCCTGAAATTGAAAGAATGGGTTACAAAGTTAGGTGTCAACAACGTGGTTTTTAAAGTAGCTGATTTTTCTAGTAAG ATAACTTTCAGTTTCGAAGTTCTGAGAAATATTTCGATTCCTCCACCATGTCATGTGAAGCATTTGAAGCTATCGGGACGATCATATCGGGTTGGAGTTCTCAATTTAGATGCTCTTGTGGATGGCTTACCTTGGAGTTGTCGTCCTGAAACACTATCGATTGCAGAGGCACCGGATATTGGGACAAAGTTTGCAAAG GCTCTGTGTGAGAAGCTTGTGAGCCAAAAAAGTAGGCAACGCTGTTGTGGATCTTCTCCTGTCGCATGCTGGTTGCACTGCCTAAAAGATGTTAAGATCGCGTTGCTTGCTGGGACAGATAAAAAAGCTCTCGACTGCCATTCTTTGTTACAGGCATTGCCAACTCTCATAAGACACCATCATATTAGTTTTAATTTTCGTTGGTGA
- the LOC131299092 gene encoding peroxiredoxin Q, chloroplastic-like isoform X1, whose translation MASLSLSLQKHPLPSLLPRQSPKPLSSSSHNLFILPKSSHSHFYGTVKLSYPPSLSLPSSNSSSRKQTLIFAKVNKGGVPPSFTLKDQEGRNVTLSKFKGKPVVVYFYPADETPGCTKQACAFRDSYEKFKKAGAEVVGISGDDPSSHKAFAKKYRLPYTLLSDEGNKIRKEWGVPADLFGTLPGRQTYVLDKNGVVQLIYNNQFQPEKHIDETLKILQSKQG comes from the exons AtggcttctctttctctctctctccaaaaacaCCCACTCCCTTCTCTCCTTCCAAGACAATCCCCCAAACCCCTTTCATCATCTTCTCACAACCTCTTCATTCTCCCCAAATCATCACATTCCCATTTCTACGGTACCGTCAAGCTCTCTtatcctccctccctctcactCCCATCTTCCAATTCTTCTTCAAGGAAGCAGACTCTGATTTTTGCCAAGGTAAACAAAGGTGGGGTGCCCCCGAGTTTCACATTGAAAGATCAAGAAGGAAGGAATGTGACCCTCTCCAAATTCAAAGGGAAGCCTGTGGTTGTTTACTTCTACCCTGCTGATGAAACCCCTGGTTGCACCAAACAG GCTTGTGCCTTCAGGGACTCCTATGAAAAGTTTAAGAAAGCAGGAGCTGAGGTAGTTGGAATCAGTGGCGACGACCCATCATCCCACAAG GCATTTGCAAAGAAATACAGACTTCCATACACATTGCTGAGTGATGAGGGAAATAAGATCAGGAAAGAGTGGGGAGTGCCTGCAGATCTGTTTGGAACACTGCCCGGAAGACAGACTTATGTTCTAGACAAGAATGGAGTGGTTCAACTTATCTACAATAACCAATTCCAACCGGAAAAGCACATCGACGAGACCTTGAAGATTCTTCAAA GTAAACAAGGGTAG
- the LOC131299092 gene encoding peroxiredoxin Q, chloroplastic-like isoform X2, whose amino-acid sequence MASLSLSLQKHPLPSLLPRQSPKPLSSSSHNLFILPKSSHSHFYGTVKLSYPPSLSLPSSNSSSRKQTLIFAKVNKGGVPPSFTLKDQEGRNVTLSKFKGKPVVVYFYPADETPGCTKQAFAKKYRLPYTLLSDEGNKIRKEWGVPADLFGTLPGRQTYVLDKNGVVQLIYNNQFQPEKHIDETLKILQSI is encoded by the exons AtggcttctctttctctctctctccaaaaacaCCCACTCCCTTCTCTCCTTCCAAGACAATCCCCCAAACCCCTTTCATCATCTTCTCACAACCTCTTCATTCTCCCCAAATCATCACATTCCCATTTCTACGGTACCGTCAAGCTCTCTtatcctccctccctctcactCCCATCTTCCAATTCTTCTTCAAGGAAGCAGACTCTGATTTTTGCCAAGGTAAACAAAGGTGGGGTGCCCCCGAGTTTCACATTGAAAGATCAAGAAGGAAGGAATGTGACCCTCTCCAAATTCAAAGGGAAGCCTGTGGTTGTTTACTTCTACCCTGCTGATGAAACCCCTGGTTGCACCAAACAG GCATTTGCAAAGAAATACAGACTTCCATACACATTGCTGAGTGATGAGGGAAATAAGATCAGGAAAGAGTGGGGAGTGCCTGCAGATCTGTTTGGAACACTGCCCGGAAGACAGACTTATGTTCTAGACAAGAATGGAGTGGTTCAACTTATCTACAATAACCAATTCCAACCGGAAAAGCACATCGACGAGACCTTGAAGATTCTTCAAAGTATTTAA